GGGGATTCGTATTTTATGGACGATTTTTCACGCTAAATTTCGATGGGAAAATAGTTAAGTTGTTAACATAAGATCGATAAGGCGATGGGAATGCGCAGGATAACTTCTTGAAAATCGAATGGCATTCATTTTTTTTTATTGGAAGATTCTCCACGATCCTTGATTTCTGTAGGGTAATTTTTGTTTTTATTTTTATATTTTTCTTCAATGATTTGTTGGTAGGATGATTTGCGCCTATCGTTCGATCTGATCATACGGCTGGCTGTGGGATTCAAAGGACTGTCGATTCGCTTGGCGTTTGGAAAAATATCTTGTGGAGCGGGTTCTGGTAGAGGTTTTTCCGCTGATTTTGGAGTCGGCGCTTGTTGTTTGTGAAATTTTTTAACTACATCAACGCCGTTCCCCGTCATTTGGTTAAATAATAATTTACATTTTGGACTATCGACTAAAACGATTCCGCTTTGCATGGGAGACGTCTTTTTGCCGTTTCCCTTAAGGGAATTACCAATGGCATGAACTTGAGATTCACGCACCATCAATCCCGCCGAACCATTCTTATTGATTTGGTTTTTGTTCAATTTACCCCAGGAATCATTAGTAAATAAAATTCCGGGCTGGGCGGTATTGCGTCCGTTGTTTTCGATCGCGTTGCCCGTTGCGTTTATAGAAAGAGCATTATCGGCGAAAACTCCCGAACCCCGGTTGTTTTTAATCTCACAGTCCATTATTTCCAAGCTGGATTGGCTCGTAACGATGACGCCGCAGCCGTCTCCGATGGAGCTGGTAATGATAATTTCTCCATTTTGCGTTACTTGGCATCGCTCCATCCGCACTTCGGAAAAATCTTTAATCATTACGCCGCCATACCCGCAGAATCGAAAATCGCTTTCTAGGATTAAAATGTTTTGGCTGAATTGGACGTTCATTCCTAGGCTGGGCGATTCGATGACCTTGCATTTCTCGCAGGTGATATTCTGTGATCGGTCAATAAAAATACAAGTATGTTTATCGCCAATGAAATCATTGCTTTGAAAAGTGAATCCTGAAATATGAATGTTGGAACAGTTATTAATCTCCAAGGGAATTCCCGAATCCGATTCGACGATTACCGTTCCATCGGGGTGAGATTCAATGGTGATATCATGCATTTGGGAGAGGATGATGGACTCATGATAGCGACCGGGCCGGATACTGATTACGCTATTTTCCCGCGCCAGGCTTAACGCTTCGGCGATGGTTGAATAATCCGCAAAAAAGTTCTCGTAAGCCAATCTCACGTTTTCAACTTGGGCGGGCCAATGATTTTTGATTTCATAATTTGTATCCGCGGGGGACGGCGAGGCGGGAATATCGATGGAGGAAAGAGGCGCGCCAGATTCAGGAAATGTCGTAAAGGACTGCTGGCGGGGATAAAGAATGGCGTTTTTCGACCAACGCAATTCGTAAATTGTTTGGGGTTGGGGAATGTTCTTAAGGATTTGTACTCCTTGGAAAACCGTTGTATAGCGGCCGAAGGCCGCCAATTCGTCGCGGATCGATTCCGAAATGAAAATCTGACTGCGGCCCGCTTTGTCCTGCAATCGTTTGGCGTAATTCAGGGCGTGGCACTGCATCAAGGATTTTTCTTGCCAATTGATTTTTCCGCGGTAGATTCCGGCGCTGCCTTGAATCAATATTCCCTTCCGTTGTTGAGGTTCGGAGGAACCATTGTATTTCGCCAGCGCCATGAAGGCGTCGATGGCTGCGTCTACGCAATCTTTCGAATTTTCAAAACATACCAGAATCTGATCCCCTCCGCTTAATTCTTCATAGCACGGATGGTATTTATGAATCTGATCTAAGCAGATTTTACGGAATAGGTCCACAATCTCCTGTCCCACGATGTCGCCCATAGTAGAAAAGATATGGCTGGAATCGCAGAGATCGACAAACATAGCCGTCCAAACGGGAAACTGGGCTTCGATTTGGCGTTCTAACTCTCTTTCTTTCTCCTTGATCGCCCTCAGTTTTTCTTGCAGCTGTTTTTTCTCTTCTAATAGATTCGAAATGGAATCGGCGGGAACTTGAGAACCTTCGATTATTTGAGGTTGGGATGGCGGTTGGGCGTTGTGAAAATCGGTGGATTCATTTGAGACAATGGGTTGTTCGTCGCCGCCGGGCGCGCTATGAAATACATTATTGATTGATTGTTCTTGCTGTTGAATAAAATGATATAATTGGCTCAGAAGGTCTTTATTGCGCGAATTTCTATCCAAAAACTCCGCTAATTTCAATAACGGCGAAAGACGGTCGGAAAGAGCGGCGTCTATTGATTCCGCATGGTTTAAAGAGTGGTCTGCGCCGCTGTTTGGGCGGCTCCCCCCATTCGGCATTATGGCATACCTTCGTATTTTTCCCCTGGAAGGGGATGCAATAAATATACATAAGATAATCTGCCTGTAAAATCATCATAACCTAAATTGAGCATTATTTCAAATCCAAATTTTAAAAAAATTTATTCAAGCCTTTTTTCTTTATGCGTTACGGAAATGCTGTTATCTTTACAAGCGAATTCAATTTTGACGATGAATGTTTTGGTATATTTTTACTATTCACACTTTCGGTTTTTCAATAGCGCATTAATCTCCTTGACTGGAGAGTGCGAAGTTCTAGTATTAAGTCCAATAAATTCAATGAT
The genomic region above belongs to Candidatus Omnitrophota bacterium and contains:
- a CDS encoding right-handed parallel beta-helix repeat-containing protein; protein product: MPNGGSRPNSGADHSLNHAESIDAALSDRLSPLLKLAEFLDRNSRNKDLLSQLYHFIQQQEQSINNVFHSAPGGDEQPIVSNESTDFHNAQPPSQPQIIEGSQVPADSISNLLEEKKQLQEKLRAIKEKERELERQIEAQFPVWTAMFVDLCDSSHIFSTMGDIVGQEIVDLFRKICLDQIHKYHPCYEELSGGDQILVCFENSKDCVDAAIDAFMALAKYNGSSEPQQRKGILIQGSAGIYRGKINWQEKSLMQCHALNYAKRLQDKAGRSQIFISESIRDELAAFGRYTTVFQGVQILKNIPQPQTIYELRWSKNAILYPRQQSFTTFPESGAPLSSIDIPASPSPADTNYEIKNHWPAQVENVRLAYENFFADYSTIAEALSLARENSVISIRPGRYHESIILSQMHDITIESHPDGTVIVESDSGIPLEINNCSNIHISGFTFQSNDFIGDKHTCIFIDRSQNITCEKCKVIESPSLGMNVQFSQNILILESDFRFCGYGGVMIKDFSEVRMERCQVTQNGEIIITSSIGDGCGVIVTSQSSLEIMDCEIKNNRGSGVFADNALSINATGNAIENNGRNTAQPGILFTNDSWGKLNKNQINKNGSAGLMVRESQVHAIGNSLKGNGKKTSPMQSGIVLVDSPKCKLLFNQMTGNGVDVVKKFHKQQAPTPKSAEKPLPEPAPQDIFPNAKRIDSPLNPTASRMIRSNDRRKSSYQQIIEEKYKNKNKNYPTEIKDRGESSNKKK